The Myxococcota bacterium genome includes the window GCGGCTCTCGGTGTTCGGCGAACGCGGGGCGGCGCTCTTCGGCAACCGGCTCGGCTGGGGCCGCCGTCGACCGACGCCCCGCTACGACTTTCGCTATGGCGAGCCCGCTTTCGACGACTTTCCCCACGCGACCTGGTGTCGGCTGTTGGCGCGCCGCGCTCGCCGCGCCAGCGAGCGCCATCTCTCCTACAGCGAACCCGGCGGTGCCCCCGAGCTGCGCGAAGCCCTGGCCGGCTACCTCGCGCGCACGCGCGGTGTGGTCTGCGACGCCGCCTCGGTGTTGGTGGTGTACGGGACCCAGCAGGCGATCGACCTCACGGCGCGGGTGCTGCTCGATCCCGGCGACCGCGCGATCGTCGAGGAGCCCGGTTACCCCGGGATTCGCAACGCGCTCGCGATGAATGGCGCTGAGGTCGTCCCTGCCCGCGTCGATGCCGAGGGCATCGTCGTCGACGACATCGCCGACACGTCTGCGCGTCTCGCCTGCGTGACCCCTTCGCACCAGTTTCCCCTCGGCGGGGTGATGCCGCTCGGGCGACGTCTGGCCCTGCTCGATTGGGCCGAACGCGTGGACGCCGTGGTCCTCGAGGACGACTACGACGGGGAGTTCCGCTACGACGGCCGGCCCCTCGAATCGTTGCGCGCCCTCGACCGCCGGGGGCGGGTGCTCTACGTCGGCACGACGTCGAAGGTGATGTTCCCGAGTCTGCGCATCGCATACCTCGTGCTCCCCGAGGCGCTGCGCCCGGCGTTCTTCGCGGCGAAGGCGTTCGCGGACACCGGGACGGCGCACCTCGAACAGCGTGTGCTCGCCGACTTCATCGACCAGGGGTTCTTCGAACGTCACCTGCGCCGGGCGCGGGTCCGCAACGCGGCACGCCGGGCCGCGCTCCTCGAAGCGCTCACGGACGAGATCGGAAGCGACGTCGAGGTGGTCGGCGAGAACTCGGGCCTGCATCTGGTCGCCTGGCTCGACCGGGTGAAGCCCGGAGACCTGCGCACCCTGCGCGAGTTGGCGGCGCGTCGCGACGTGGGCATCCACCCGGTGACGCCCTTCTACACCCAACGACCCACGCGCGCCGGCATCATCCTCGGCTACGCCGCCCTCGACGAAGCCGCGATCCGCGAGGGCATCGGCCGCCTCGCCGAGGCACTGCGCGAGCTGCGGGCGCTCTGAAGCCAGCCTGGCGCGTGCGGCCGTGCGATCCCTAGTGTTGCGGACCGGGTCGCTCGGCCCGGTCCCTCCAGGAGACTCCGTGACCGCTCTCGCTCCGCCGCTGCCCGCCGTCATCGCGGCTTCTCGAATCCAGGGAACGGCGTGAGCCCTCCCGAGCTCGACGCCATCGTGGTGGGCTCCGGCCCGAACGGCTTGGCGGCCGCCATCGCTCTCGCGCAAACGGGGGCGTCCGTACGCGTGCTGGAATCGAGCGACACGATCGGCGGCGGTACGCGGACCCGCGCGCTCACGCTGCCCGGTTTCGTCCACGACGTGTGCTCGGCGGTGCATCCGATGGGCATCTTGTCGCCGTTCTTCCGGGAGCTGCCCCTGGAAGCCCACGGCCTGCGCTGGAAGACGCCGAGTGCCTCGGTGGCGCATCCCCTCGACGACGGACCCGCGGTCCTGTTGGTGCGCTCTCTCGAGGAAACCGCGGCCGGGCTCGGCGGCGACGCTTCCGCGTATCGACGCCTGATCGCGCCGCTTCTCCGGCGCCCCCACGCGCTGCTGGCGGACGCGATGGGGCCACTGCGGTTTCCCGACGACCCGGTCAGCTTCCTGCACTTCGGCCTTCGCGCCGGATTCTCGGCGAATCGCCTGGCGCGCCTCTGCTTCCGGGAGGAGCGAGCACGCGCGCTCTTCGCGGGCTGCGCCGGCCACTCGGTCTTGCCCCTGACCCAGCCCCTCACCGCGGCCCTCGGCGTGTTGTTCGCCGTGACCGGCCACGTCGAGGACTGGCCGGTCGCCGAGGGAGGCTCGCAGCAAATCTCCCAGGCCCTTGCGTCGTACTTCGAGAGCCTCGGCGGCACGATCGAGACGAATCACCGCGTGGAGGCCCTCCACGATCTGCCGCCGACCCGCGCCATCCTCTTCGACACGTCGCCCGCCGCCCTGTCGGCGATCGCGGGCAACGCATTGCCCGATGGCTATCGCAAGCGGCTCGGTCGCTACCGCTACGGCCCGGGGTCGTTCAAGGTGGACTGGGCGCTCGACGGGCCGATCCCCTGGAAGGACGAGGCCTGCCGGCGCGCCTCCACGGTGCACGTGGGTGGCACCCTCGAGGAGATCTGCGCGTCCGAACGCGACATGTACGCCGGGCGCCACAGCGACCGTCCCTATCTCATTCTTTGTCAGCAGAGTGAGTGCGATGCGAGCCGTGCACCGGAGGGCCAGCATACGGGCTACGCCTATTGCCACGTGCCTGCCGGGTCGACGGTCGACCGCACCGAGGTGATCGAAGCGCAGGTCGAGCGCTTCGCACCCGGCTTCCGGGATCGGATCCTGGCGCGTCACACCATGGGGCCAGCGGATTTCGAAGCCTACAACGCGAACTACATCGGGGGCGCGGTGACCGGCGGCGTAGCCGACGCACTCCAGCTCTTCAATCGACCCGTCACCCGTTGGGATCCATACGCGACGCCGAACGAGCGCTTGTTCCTGTGCTCCGCAGCGACACCGCCGGGAGGCGGCGTCCACGGCCAGTGCGGCTATTGGGCGGCCCAGTCCGTGCTGCGGCGCTGGAAGCGGCGCTGACGGGCCTGGGTCGCATCCGCCCCCGCGAGCGTGTATACGACCCGTGAGATCCGAACCGTGCCGAAGGGGGGTGGACGGTGGCGGAGGTTTTCCTGACGGGAGCCACGGGGTTCCTCGGTGGCGAACTGCTTCGGGAACTGCTGGAGCACGATCGCCGGCGCATCGCGTGTCTGATTCGAGCGGAGAGCGCTGACGCCGCCCAGCTGCGCGGTGCCGAGGCCCTCGACCGTGCCCTGGGGCGCCCTCCGCGCCCCGAAGAACGCGCGCGGGTCGACTGGGTCTGGGGCGACATCGAGGCACCCGGCCTCGGCTGGTCCGACGCCCAACGCGCCGGCGTCGTCCGCGAGGTTCGGGAGATCTTTCATTGCGCGGCCACCACGCGCTTCGACCTGCCCCTCGACGAAGCCGAGCGGGTGAACGTCGTCGGGCTGCGGTCGATCGTGGAGTTGGCGGAGTCCTGCCGCGCCCATGGTTCCTTCCGGCGGCTGCACCACGTCAGCACGGCCTACGTGGCGGGCATGACGAACGGCGACGCCATTGCCGACGACCTCCCGGCCGACGACCACACGTTTCGCAACAGCTACGAGCGCACGAAGGCCCGGGCGGAGCGCGCGCTTCGCACGCACGCGACGCTCCCGGTCAGCATCTATCGGCCGTCGATCATCATCGGGGACAGTCGCAGAGGTCGCACCACCGGTTGGAGCACCATCTACTTCCCGATGCGGATGGTGGCGGGCGGACACGTCCGCTACCTGCCCTGGGCGGGCGCCCAGCGCCTCGACTGCGTGCCCGTCGACTTCGTCGCTCGCGCGATCCGTGTGTTGGCCCGTCGCGACGACACGCTGGGGCGCTGCTTTCATCTGACCGCCGGAAACGAGGCCATCACCGTCGAGCGGTTGCTGCGCGAAACACTCGCCGGGATCGCCCGTCGCGGCGAAGTCCTGCCCGATCCGCCCGCACGTGGGGTCGGACGCCTCGGGTGGGGTGCGCTCTCCCTCGGCTATCGCCTGTTCGCGACGGGCGCGCGCCGACGGGGGTTCGAGCGCTTCCGCGAGTACGTCCCGTACCTACGGATCTCCACCGTCTTCGACAACCGGCGTGAGCTCGAGTTGCTGGCGAAGGAGGGCGTTCCGTTGCCCGACGTCGACCAGTTCCTGTGCCGGGTCGTCGACTTCGCGCTCGCCCAGAACTTCGGTCGCGACGAGGACCGCCCGCGGATCCAGACCCGCTAGTCGCCGACCCGCAGCACCTCGCGCTCGTAGCTGAACAGGTCGTCGTAGACGCGCAGCGGCTCGGCTTGCGCGCTCTCGGCGTCCGGTAGGGCCTGGGCCCCACTGCGTTCGAGGAGCCGCGCCACGAAGGTGCGCAGCGGTCGGTCTTCCCGGCCCTCCTCGAGGAGCGGGGAGAGCTCGCTCTCGAGCAGACGCAGGCGCACCACACGCAGCGCGGTGGCCTCCTCGTCGTGCCAGTTGAGGGCGAGGTCGACGACCAGGAACCCGGGCGGCGTGTCGCCGACGATCTCGGCCGAGGCGATCGCCTGGATCTTCTCGTAGGGAAGGTGGGCCGAGCGGTCGCCTGCGACGCGCATGGCCAGGGCCTGCTCTTCGAGACCGCTCGGGACCGCCTCCATCACCTTGATGCCGGCGAAGCGCGCCTTTAGCGCGGGGCTCTCGAGGGTCTCGTCGATCACGAGTTCGGTGAACTCGTCGAGGTCGGGAATCGCCGACGCTTCGGTGGCGTCTTCGGCCGGCGTCTCGTCTTGCAGCGTCTCGTCCCCTGAAGGCTCGGGGGCCTCGGGCGTCTGCGCCTCCGCGCTCGGCGTGCGGCTCGCGCGCTCGAGTTCGGCGACGAGCGACACCAGGCGGTTTCGCTTGGACTCGTCGAGGTCGGGTGCGGCGAGCGCGACGCGGGCGGCGCGAAGCGCCAGTTGCGGGTAGGTCTCGTGCGCCGCGTCGGCTGCGCGCATCGCCAGGCCGGGCGTCAGGCCCACGGCTTTGTCATCGGTGGCGTGGCGCAGGGCGCGCTTCGCGAGTGCGGGGTCGCGGGCTTCGAGCGCGGGGAGCATGCGCAGCAGCGAGCCGGCGTCGGCGCGCGCGTCGGGAACGACCTGGGAGAGGTCGGCCCACCAGGTGGCGGCCTCTTCGAGGGCGCCCTGGGAGCACAGGTTGCGGATCGCACGCAGGAGCGTCGTAGCCGCGGCTTGTGGTTGGCCGTGGGCCACTGCCGCCTGCCAGAAAGCCGTCGCGAGCTTCGAGTCGTCGCCCGAGCGCTCGACCTCCGCCTGCAACAGGAGGAACGCGCGGGGAAAGTCGCCATGGCTCTGGGCATCCTCGGCCTGCTTCAGGACCCGCCGCAGTTCCAGCGAGCCTTCGAGCCGTTCCACCGTAGAGGAATGGCGCACGCGCTCGGCGGTCGTGCCTACCGCTTCCGCGAGCTGATCTTTCGCACGCAACAGGTGCTCCCAACCTCGGGCGCTCGCGCGCCCCAGGCCGCGCAGCGCGTCGCGGGCTCGGCTCGCCGGTTGGTCTCGGTCGTCCTGCCGCAAGGTCGGGCCTCGGTCGATGGAGAGTCGCGATCCGACTCTCCGAGGGCCCCAGGCTTATCGACCGATCGGCGTCAGGGAATGAGAGCCGCGGGACCGAGGTGGGGCCGGGTGTCGCACCGACTGGGGGGGCGTGCCGCACAGCCAGTCTTCGAGGGCGCAGGCGCCCTGCGCACGCAGGTTCCAGGCAGCGGGCGTGCGTTCGAAGTCGGCAAGCGCACGCCGCCAGCGCCCGTGGACGTCCTGGGGGCCGGCGAGCCGCTCGAGGAGCCGCAGGGCCAGCCGCCGGCGCGACGACGATCGTACCCCCTCTCGATCCGCCGCCGTCTCGAGTGCTCCCAACGCGAACAGGGCGGCCGCGCGGCGGTCACCTTCGAAACTGGGCAGGCTCGCTTCGAGGAAGAGCTGGAGGATCGTCTCGGCGTTGCGCTCGGCGCGTCGAGCCGGGCTGGTGCGCGGTGCGCTGAACCAGCTTCGCTGGAGATTCCAACGCGAGCGCCGCGGGCGATGGGGGTCGGGGGAGGCAGCCACGGGATCAGCCTCTGCCCTCGAGACGGTCGTTTCGGTGATCGGGGTCACCAAGCAAGAGGTCGTGGACGACGCGACCGCCGTGTGCAGGCACGCTCGGAAGTGCTCGTTCGGTCGCGGGTTTTCGACCGAAGCGGGCTCTCGCGCAACCTTGCGGGCCCTGGCGGGTTGAACCCTTCGACGCCCCACCCCGGGGCCGAGAGGAGTTTCATCATGACCCGCCATCTCATCCTGACCGCAGCCGTGTTCGGACTGCTGGCCGCAGCGGCCCCGGTGGCCGCCGAGTCCGACGCTGGGGATCGCATCGAACGACATCTCGACCGCAAGGGCGACCGCATCGACCACCGCCTCGACCGCAAGGGGGACCGCGTCGACCAGCGCCTCGACCGCAAGGGAGACCGGATCGACCGCCGGCTCGACCGCAAGGGCGATCGGATCGACGCGAAGCTCGACCGGCGCTCGGATCGCGCTGCTGCCGCGGGCAAGGATCGCCTGGCCGATCGGCTCGACCGCAAGGGCGAACGCATCGACGCCCGCCTCGATCGGAAGGGCGACCGCATCGATCAGCGCCTGGACCGTCGCGGAGATCGCGTCGACGCGAAGCTCGATCGCCGGGGCGACCGGATCGACCGTCGTCTCGATCGCAAGGGACAGCGCATCAATCGCTGAACGAGCGCGGACCGCGCGTGCGGGCGGGGCCTTCGGGCTCCGCCCGTCTCAGTTCTGGAGCTCGCCGAGGGCGATCTCCACCTCCCGGCTGCGACCATCGCGATCGAAGCGCACCTTCACGCTGTCGCCGGGCTCGAAGTCATCGAGCACATCGATCAGGTCGACCACGCGCACCACGGGACGTCCGGCGACGTGAGTGATCACGTCGAGTGCGCGGACGTTGCCGAGCCGGTCGACGTCGATCGAGCGCATGCCCGCATCTTCGGCCGCCGACCCGGGCAGCACGTCGCGCACGACCACACCGATCACCCCCCATTGCGCAGCGATGTGGTCCGGCATGACGCGGACGCCGAGCCCGGCCCACTTCACGCGCCCGTGTTCGATCAGCTCCGGCACCAGTCGAGCCACGGTCGCCGCGGGCACGGCAAAGCCGATCCCCGCACTGCTGCCGCTGGTGCTGTAGATCGCGGTGGTCACACCGATCACACGGCCGCCCGAATCGAGGAGCGGTCCCCCCGAGTTCCCCGGGTTGATCGACGCGTCGGTCTGGATGACGTCCTCGATGCGGGTGCCGGCGATCGACTCGATCTCGCGTCCGAGGGCACTGATCACGCCCGTCGTGAGGGTGGAGTCGAGTCCGAACGGGTTGCCGATCGCGAGCACTTTCTGACCGACGACGAGCTGCTGCGAGTCGCCCACCAGGACGGGCCGCAGCGCGGCGTCGGGCTCGATCCGCAGCACCGCGAGGTCCTTCCGTGGAGCGATGCCCACCAGATCCGCTTCGTAGGTGGTGCCGTCGGCCATCGTCACGGTGAAGCGATTGCCCCCGTGCACGACGTGATAGTTGGTGACGATGTGCCCCTGGTCGTCCCAGACGAACCCGGACCCCGCGCCCTGGGGCAGCTCGTCGGCGCTGAAGCGGAACGCGCCACGCGGCGTGGTGGCGTTGGAGACGAACACCACCGAGGGCGCGACGCGACGGAAGACCTCGATCGTGTTGCGCTCGGAGTCCAGGAGCTCGGCGGGGAGGGGCGGCAGGGGCTTCGGCGTTTCGCCCTCGGCAGGTCCGCAGCCCGTGGCGACGAGCGCCCAATACAGGAGTGCCCACACGACGAAGCGTCGAGTGGAGAACCCCTCGAAGGGTTCCGAGATGGCACGGACTCGTTCCAAACGCAGTTCTCCCATTCGGGGACCCGGCGGTGCGAAGCCGGATGCTAGCGGAGGCCCCTGCCGCCGCGGGCCCACACGCCGAGCCGATTCTCGCCTCGACCGCGAGAGGATTCGAACGCAGTTGCGGATCGGCTGCCGGTGTCTTCGCGAAGCGCTTCCCGTTCTCGGCCAACGGTTGTAACCTTCGGCCACCCCCCTTGGCGGCGCTCCGCCCGCCCCCCACCAGTCTCCTCCGGAGCCTCCGAATGACCCCCCTCGATCCCACGCTGCGGGAGCGAATCGAGAACACGATTCGCTTCCTTGCCGTCGACGCCGTTCAGCGCGCGAACTCCGGACACCCGGGCGCGCCGATGGGACTCGCTCGACCGGCGTTTCAGCTCTGGGACGCGCATCTGCGCTTCGACCCCGACGACGCCGAGTGGCCGCTGCGCGACCGCTTCATCCTGTCGAACGGCCACGCGTCGATGCTCCTCTACGCCTTGCTCCACCTCTACGAGGTGGGTCTGACCCACGACGACCTGGCTGCGTTCCGCACGCTGGGTTCGAAGACCGCGGGCCACCCCGAGTACGGCGAGGCCGCCGGCGTCGAGGTGACCACCGGCCCCCTCGGTCAGGGCTTCGCCCACGGCGTCGGCATGGCACTCGCCGCGCGCGCCACCCGCGCGCGCTTCGCCGCCGGCAATGACGGGCCGGGGCAGCACTTCGTCTACGGGATCGTCGGCGATGGCGACTTGATGGAGGGCATCTCCGCCGAGGCCGGTTCCCTGGCCGGGCACTGGAAGCTCGGCAACCTGATCTACCTCTACGACGACAACCAGATCACCATCGACGGCGGGACCGATCTCTCGTTCTCCGAGAACGTCCGCGGCCGCTTCGAAGCCCAGGGCTGGCACGTCCAGGAGCTCGACGGTGAAGACGTCGACGGACTCGACGCGGCGCTCGCGGCCGCCCGAGAGGAGACCGATCGGCCCTCCATGATCTCGTTGCGCACCGTGATCGGTCGCGGCAGCGTGTTCGCCGGTCAGTCGAAAGCCCACGGCAGTCCGCTCGGTCCCGACAACGTGCTGCAGGCGAAGGAGTCGGCGGGCTGGCCGACCGATCAGGAGCTCTACGTTCCCGATGACGTCCGCGCCTATTTCCAGGAGCGCGCGGCGGCGAAGCGCGCTGCGCGTGCCGAGCGCGAGGCCGGGCTGTCCCGCTGGCGCGAGGCCCAGCCCGACGCGGCGAAGGCCTGGGAAGCGGCGCGCGCTGGAGCGATCCCGGCCGATCTCGACGCGAAGCTGGCCGAAGGGCGGGACGACGTCGCCGACGCGACGCGCAACCACGGCAAGGACGCACTGACGCGGCTGTCGGAAGCCGCTCCCTATCTCATCGGAGGCTCCGCGGACCTCGCCGGGTCGAACGCGCCGCCCATCCTGAAGGGGCAGGGCACGATCGGCGTCACCGACGACGGGAGCGATTTCTACGCCGGCACGAACATCCACTTCGGCGTGCGCGAGCATGCGATGGGTGCGGTGTCCAACGGCATCGCCCTCGACGGCACGCTGCGGCCCTACTGCGGCACCTTCCTGATCTTCAGCGACTACCTGCGTCCGTCGCTGCGGCTGGCTGCGCTGATGGGGCTGCCGACGATGTTCGTGTTCACCCACGACAGCATCTACCTGGGCGAAGACGGTCCGACCCACCAGCCGATCGAGCAATTGGACGCGCTGCGCGCGATGCCGAACCTGCCCGTGTTCCGCCCGGCCGACGGCATCGAGACGGCGGCGGCCTACGCCTGGATCGCTCGCCACCGGAAGGGTCCGGGCCTGCTCGCCCTGACGCGCCAGAAGCTGCCGCCTCTCCCGCGGCCGGCGGGCTTCCAGCTGGAGGACGTCGAGCGCGGGGCCTACGTCGTGCGCGCAGTGGCCGACCCGAAAGTCGTGCTGGTCGCGACCGGGTCCGAAGTGTCCCTGGCCTGCGACGCCGCGGAGAAGCTCCACGCCGACAACATCCCGGCCCGGGTCGTGTCGCTGCCGTGCCTCGAGCTCTTCGAGCAGCAGCCCGCCGAGTGGCGGCAGACGCTGATCCCGCGCGACGGCACCCCGGTGGTGGCGGTCGAAGCGGGACGCGGCCAGAGCCTCCAGGGGCTCGTGGGTACCAACGGACTCGTGTACGGGATCGATCGCTTCGGGGCCTCGGCGCCCTACGCCGATCTGGCTCAGTTCTTCGGCTTCACGCCGGACCAACTCTGCGCGCGTGTCACCGAGCACGTGCGGAGCTTCGAGGAGTAGTCGGGCCGCCCGAGCGCGCCCGGACGCCAGGAGACCGAACGACGTTGCTGACTTCGCCGATTGCGATGGTGGGATATGGGGGGCTCGCCCTGCTGCTGCTGGGCTGGCTGATCGCTTCGTTCGCGGCACCGAGCCCGCGCCGGGTGATCGTGGAATGGCTGGGCACGTGCGGCATGTACGTCGCACTGCTCTCGCTGTTCGTGAGCCTGACCCTGCGCGCTCAGCAAGAAGGCAGCACCGCCGCGCTCGTCGCCTTCGGCGTGCTGGTCGCGCTCTTCGCGAGCGGTCTGGCCGTCGCCCTGGTGCAGACCGCGATCTCGATGCGCGCGCCGCGCGCCGAGGCGAGCAGCGCCACCAACTGATTCAGTCGGCGCGGAGGACCACCTTCGCCACGCCTTTCACGTTGGCGCAGGACACGGGCTCGTCCGACGCACTCTCCGGGATCAACAGCCGGAACGGACCCCCTTGCTTCGTCGGCAGAGGGTCGCCTTCCAGGCTGTGGAGCAGCACGCCTTCGAGCAGGACGGCCGTCGGGACTGGCTCGCTGGCGAAGCCATCACCGGCCACGACGACGGCCTGACCTTCCCGCGGAAGCTCGAGCGCGTCGAAGAGTGCGCGCACGCGCGCGGCGCTGCCCGCGCGCTTCGGGAACAGGGGGGCGACGTCGTCGATGCCGTCGGGCAGCGCTTCGAGGCGGGACCGATCGATGCTCTGCACGCGGCCATCGGGAAGCACCCATTCGATTCGGTTCGGATCGACGCGCCGTTCGTCTTCGCGGAGCAGCGCACCCGCCAGGAGCTGCGCCACCCGATCGAGGCCCGCAGCGTCGCCCTCGACGATCGCGTCGGCCCGGCTGTCGCGGCGGTACGAAGTGAGGCGGTCGTGAAGGACGCCCCCGGCGATCTCGAGGCGGCTGGTCCCTTCTTCGGTGCGGAAGATGCCCTTGAAGCGCGCGATCGGCGCTGCGCCCTTGGCGAGCTCGGAGAGCGCGTCGCGCAGCCGCCCACCCGAGAACACGGTGTCCGGCCCCCACTGCCAGGAGCGCGCGGCGTGGCCCGCGGTGGAGTCCCCGTGGTCGTGGTCGTGGTCGTGGTCGTGGTCGTGGTCGTGGTGGTGATGGTCGTGGTCGTGCGCGCGTACCTGGGCGGGGGCGCGGCTGCCCTCACCGGTCGGCCACTCGAGCTGTGCGGGTTCGAGCTGTCCGTGCTCGGTCTCGAGGAGCGCGAGCGGTGCGGGCCAGAGGCCTTCGGCGTGGTCGCGGAAGCGCGCGCGCGCCTCGTCGCTGGCGAGATCGCAGCGGTTCGCGACGAGGATGTCGGCGGCCTGGATCTGCTCGCGCAGGAGCTTCCGACTCTCGTCGTCGCCTTCGCGCTCGGCGCGGTCCCAGGCCTCGGGATCGACCAGGACCACGACGGGCAACAGCTCCAGGCGATCGGCGTGTTCACAGCGCCGCACCGTGTCGATCAGATCCTGGGGGCGAGCGAGTCCGGTGGGCTCGATCACGAGGCGATCCGGGTTCCCCTCGAGTACGGCGCCGAGCGCGTCGACGAATCCCTCGGGCGCGGTGCAGCACACGCAGCCGCCCGGGATGTTGGTGATCCGGAAGGGCTCGCCCTCGGCGAGGGTGGCCTCGTCCAGGCTGGCCTCGCCGAAGTCGTTCACGATCACGGCGACGTTCTCGTCGCGGCGCGCATCGAGCTGCGCCCGAATTGCCGTCGTCTTGCCGGTTCCGAGGAACCCGGAGACCAGCTGGGTGGGGACCTTCGCCAACGCGCCTAGCCCCGTCGCTTCCGGACGGCTTCGGCGAGCTCGGTGAAGAGCGGCTCGGTGCGCTCCCAGCTCATGCACTTGTCGGTGATGCTCTGGCCGTAGACGAGCGGGCCGTCGGCCTTCTCGTGGTTCTGGTTGCCGTCGACGAGGAAGCTCTCGAGCATGACACCCACGATCGACTGGCCGCCGTCGGCGAGCTGACCCGCGACGTCGCTGACCACGGCGGGCTGCTTCGTGTGGTCCTTGCCGCTGTTCGCGTGGCTGCAATCGACCATCACCTTGCCGGGCAGGCCGGCGCCTTCGAGGGCGGCGACCACCTGAGCGACGTCGTCCGCCGCGAAATTCGTACCCGTGCTGCCGCCGCGCAGGATGATGTGACCCTCCGGGTTGCCCTTCGTCGCGACGATGGCGGCGCTGCCCTGCTTCGTGACCGACAGGAAGTGGTGCGGGTTCTGGGCCGAGCGGATCGCGTCGATCGCCACCTGCACGCCGCCGCCGGTGCCGTTCTTGAATCCGACGGGCATCGACAGGCCGGACGAGAGCTCGCGGTGCACCTGGCTCTCGGAGGTGCGGGCGCCGATCGCTCCCCAGGAGATCAGGTCTGCGATGAACTGCGGCGTGATCGGGTCGAGGAACTCGGTGCCGGTGGGCAGCCCGAGACCGAGGACGTCGAGCAGGAAGCGCCGGGCGCGACGCAGGCCCTCGTTGATGGCGAAGCTGCCGTCGAGGGTCGGGTCGTTGATCAGGCCCTTCCAGCCGATCGTGGTGCGCGGCTTCTCGAAATAGACCCGCATCACCAACAAGAGCTCGTCCTTGAACGCGCTCTGGACGGTCGCCAGCTTCTGGGCGTACTCGAGGGCGGCCTCCGGGTCGTGGACCGAGCAGGGACCCACGACGACCATCAGGCGATCACTCTCGCCGGAGAGCACGTGGCCGATTTCGGCGCGGCTGCGCCAGACGAGGGCGGAGATCTCCTCGCTCGCGGGGAGCTCCTCCATCAGGATCGCGGGGGGCAGCAGGGGGCGCAGCTCTTGGATGCGCAGGTCGTCGGTTTGATGAGACATGTCGGGGGCTTTCCAGGCGCGAGGCCTTTCATGGGACGAAGGCCCGCCCGCGTCGCGGGTGGGCCCGGCCGCCCAATTTACCTCAAACGCCGGTTGACGGCTGGGCTCGGCCGCCCTGATCCGGGGCCGCGGGGCGAGCGGCTCAAGCGAAACTGGGCGCCCGCCGAAGGCCGAGGCACCATCCCGGCCCGGGGTGTGGGGGGAAAGTGGTGACCGATCGGGTTCCTTCGAGTGGTTCTTGCCGACGCTGCCAGCGCGCGCTGGGGCTCGCCTCGGTGAAGCGCGATGGCGCCTGGTACTGCTGTGTCGAGAGCGCCGAGGGGCGCACCTGCCTCGCCGACGATCGGGTCTCCGAGGCGCTCGAGGCGCGTCTCGCGCCGGTGCCCCGGCGCCACTTCGCGCCCCGCTTTCCGAAGGAGCTGCGACGCGAGAGCCGGAAGTTGCGCTAGCGATAGTCGTGGGAGGCGGGCAGGCCTTCGCGCGGAATCAGCGGGCGCAATTCGCGGACCTGCACGTGGATCACCCCCTCGACGTTCTGGATCGGTCCCGCGATCTCGACCACGGCAGCGGAATGGAGAGCGCTGCGGAAGCGCTCGAAGTAGCGGGGTGTGAGCACGGCGTTCGAGGTGCCCGTCTCGTCCTCGAGGGTGAGGAAGCAGAAGCCCTTCGCCGTGCCCGGGCGCTGGCGCACGATGGCGTGGCCCGCGGTCCGCACGAAGCGACCGTCGGGGATCTCGCGTAGAGCGTCGGCCCGCACGACCCCGCGCCGGTCGAGCTCGGGACGCAAATGGGCGAGCAGGTGATCGCCGGTCGTGATGCCGCTGCGGGCGTAGTCGGCCAGGGTCTCTTCGAGGGGGCTCATGTCGGGCAGGGGAGAGTCACTCGGGGCGGGATCGATGCGC containing:
- the tkt gene encoding transketolase, with amino-acid sequence MTPLDPTLRERIENTIRFLAVDAVQRANSGHPGAPMGLARPAFQLWDAHLRFDPDDAEWPLRDRFILSNGHASMLLYALLHLYEVGLTHDDLAAFRTLGSKTAGHPEYGEAAGVEVTTGPLGQGFAHGVGMALAARATRARFAAGNDGPGQHFVYGIVGDGDLMEGISAEAGSLAGHWKLGNLIYLYDDNQITIDGGTDLSFSENVRGRFEAQGWHVQELDGEDVDGLDAALAAAREETDRPSMISLRTVIGRGSVFAGQSKAHGSPLGPDNVLQAKESAGWPTDQELYVPDDVRAYFQERAAAKRAARAEREAGLSRWREAQPDAAKAWEAARAGAIPADLDAKLAEGRDDVADATRNHGKDALTRLSEAAPYLIGGSADLAGSNAPPILKGQGTIGVTDDGSDFYAGTNIHFGVREHAMGAVSNGIALDGTLRPYCGTFLIFSDYLRPSLRLAALMGLPTMFVFTHDSIYLGEDGPTHQPIEQLDALRAMPNLPVFRPADGIETAAAYAWIARHRKGPGLLALTRQKLPPLPRPAGFQLEDVERGAYVVRAVADPKVVLVATGSEVSLACDAAEKLHADNIPARVVSLPCLELFEQQPAEWRQTLIPRDGTPVVAVEAGRGQSLQGLVGTNGLVYGIDRFGASAPYADLAQFFGFTPDQLCARVTEHVRSFEE
- a CDS encoding GTP-binding protein; this encodes MAKVPTQLVSGFLGTGKTTAIRAQLDARRDENVAVIVNDFGEASLDEATLAEGEPFRITNIPGGCVCCTAPEGFVDALGAVLEGNPDRLVIEPTGLARPQDLIDTVRRCEHADRLELLPVVVLVDPEAWDRAEREGDDESRKLLREQIQAADILVANRCDLASDEARARFRDHAEGLWPAPLALLETEHGQLEPAQLEWPTGEGSRAPAQVRAHDHDHHHHDHDHDHDHDHDHGDSTAGHAARSWQWGPDTVFSGGRLRDALSELAKGAAPIARFKGIFRTEEGTSRLEIAGGVLHDRLTSYRRDSRADAIVEGDAAGLDRVAQLLAGALLREDERRVDPNRIEWVLPDGRVQSIDRSRLEALPDGIDDVAPLFPKRAGSAARVRALFDALELPREGQAVVVAGDGFASEPVPTAVLLEGVLLHSLEGDPLPTKQGGPFRLLIPESASDEPVSCANVKGVAKVVLRAD
- a CDS encoding 3-deoxy-7-phosphoheptulonate synthase translates to MSHQTDDLRIQELRPLLPPAILMEELPASEEISALVWRSRAEIGHVLSGESDRLMVVVGPCSVHDPEAALEYAQKLATVQSAFKDELLLVMRVYFEKPRTTIGWKGLINDPTLDGSFAINEGLRRARRFLLDVLGLGLPTGTEFLDPITPQFIADLISWGAIGARTSESQVHRELSSGLSMPVGFKNGTGGGVQVAIDAIRSAQNPHHFLSVTKQGSAAIVATKGNPEGHIILRGGSTGTNFAADDVAQVVAALEGAGLPGKVMVDCSHANSGKDHTKQPAVVSDVAGQLADGGQSIVGVMLESFLVDGNQNHEKADGPLVYGQSITDKCMSWERTEPLFTELAEAVRKRRG